The region GTTGGTGGCGTGTGCGACGGACCCGCGGACAGACTTTGACTGGTTTGACGCCGCCGTTCTCAGTTTTCGCCTGACTCAATCCTTAATCGGTCAGGCCGACCAGCTTCTGTATAAAGACCTTCCTCTTCCTATGCAGACCTCCGAACCTCTGGATGACAGCGAAGACCCTGAATAACCTTTCGCAAGGAACGATAGAAAGAAGGAACGATTATGAAAGACGCGGCAATCATTCAGGATTTCATCACGTACCTTAAACTGGAAAAGCATTTTTCCGACTACACCGCCAAGTGCTACGGCGCCGATCTCGAACAATTCGTTCAGTTCCTTCAGGATGAGCAAAAAGCCGACCCCAATGCTCCTTCCGCCGGACCGGATCAGCTTCTGCTGTCTGTCGACGTTCAGACCGTACGCAAATTCATGGCTTTCCTGAATGAACGCCATTACACCAAATCCACCACAGCCAGAAAACTGGCAACCCTGCGCAGTTTCTATAAATTTCTGGTCAAACGCGGGCGGCTCAGCAGCAACCCGGTGTCGTCCATCAAAACCCCCAAGCAGGAAAAGAAACTGCCCAAGTTCCTCGAATACGAGCAGGTTCAAAAACTTCTGAACACCCCGCCGGCGGATACCTGGCTGGGGGCCAGAGACCGGGCCATGCTCGAGGTGCTTTACAGCACCGGAATGCGAGTCAGCGAACTGGTGGCTCTCAATCTCGAAGACGTGGACTTTTTGGGCGAGGTCATTCACGTTCGGGGCAAGGGAAAGAAAGAGCGCATCTGCCCCATCGGCTCCAGTGCCCTGCAGTCCATCCAGCATTACATAGAATTCCGCAACAAACGGATTCAGACCGATCCGAGTTTTGACACGAAGGTCCTCTTTGCCAACAAGCACGGCAAGCGGCTGAGCACCCGCAGCGTCCGCCGCAAAATGGACAAATACCTCATTCAGGCCGGGCTGGATCCGTCCATCAGTCCCCACACGCTGCGGCACAGCTTCGCCACCCACATGCTCAACAATGGAGCAGACCTCCGGAGCGTTCAGGAACTGCTGGGGCATCAGTCGCTGTCCACCACCCAGATTTACACCCATGTAACGACCAGCCGGATGAAAGAGCAGTATCAGAACGCCCATCCGCGGGAAGAAGTGGTGCACTCGGCGGTTCGGTAGCCCCCCGGCCGGCATCCGGCTCTCTCAGGCAGATGCCGATGCGCCGCCTCCGGATTCTCCCATATACTGGGGAACTAAAATCTTAATGAGTTCCACAATACGAGCGCGGTCTTGTGTATAGGCCGCCTCAATCAGTTTCTGAATGTGGGTGCGTAAAAACTGCCGGTCTTTGGGAATATTTTTCCAAACGGCAATCTTCGGATGCACGGTCGGAATCATATCCTCGCCGGCAATCGACAATTCCTCAAACAGTTTTTCCCCGGGCCGCAGGCCTGTAAAGACAATCTCAATATCCTCTCCCGGCCGAAACCCGCTGAGCGTAATCAAATCGCGAGCCAAATCCACAATTTTCACCGGCTCACCCATATCCAGAACAAAAATCTCTCCCCCCTTGCCGATGGCCGCCGCCTGCAGCACCAGCTGACTGGCCTCCGGAATCGTCATAAAATACCGCCGCATTTCCGGATGCGTCACAGTCACCGGACCGCCTTCAGCAATCTGTTTTTTGAAAATCGGCACCACCGAACCGTTCGAGCCCAACACATTCCCGAACCGAACCGTCACAAAATGGGTTTTGCTCGTGTTGTTCAGGTCTTGAATGTACATCTCGGCAATCCGTTTGGAAGAGCCCATAATGCTCGTGGGGTTCACGGCTTTATCCGTACTGATCATCACAAAATGTTCAGAGCCGATTCGGTCCGCCGCATCCGCTACGTTCATCGTCCCGATGACGTTGTTCTTAATGGCCTCCCCGGGATTGATTTCCATCAGAGGAACATGCTTATGAGCTGCGGCATGGATCACGACTTCCGGACGAAATCGGTCGAAAATCTGGTCCACCCGTACGCGGTCTGTAATATCACAAATCAGGGGTTCCAGCGGCACATTCGGATAGGCCTTCCGCAGTTCCCCTTCAATATAAAAGAGGGGGTTTTCCGCCTGTTCCACCAGCAGCAGACATTTGGGGACAAATCCGCAGACCTGCCGACACATTTCGGAGCCAATCGAGCCCCCCGCCCCGGTTACGAGAATGGTCTTGCCTGTCAAAAACCGCCGAATCCCCTCGATGTCCAGTTTCACCTCTTCGCGCCCCAGCAGGTCGTTGATATCCACATCGCGAATCTGAGAGACCCGCAGCTTGCCGGAGGCAATATCCGTAATGGACGGCACGGTGCTGAACCGCAGTTTGGTTCCCTGACAAATCTGAACAACCCGGCGCATCTGCTTGGGGGTGGCGCTGGGAATCGCTATTGCAATCTCATCCACGCTGTACTTCTGACAGATTTGCGGCAGCTGCTCGACGCTGCCGAGCACCGGCACACCGTGAATTTTCATCCGATATTTGGCCGGGTCATCATCCACAAAGCCCACCACCTGATAGGGACTGTCCTTGCGGCGCATCAATTCCCGCAACAGGGCCTCGCCGGCATCCCCGGCCCCTACAATCAAAAACCGCCGCAGCGCCTTGCGGCTTTCTGCAAAAAATTCCTCATGATAAAGCCGAATGAGCATTCGAAGACCCGACAAAAGCATAATGGTGGTAAACAGGTCCAGCATAATCACGCTTTCGAGGGTCTTCTGGAACTCCACACAGCGTTCAATTTCCAGCTCCAGCCGCAGCCGTTCCTGGCAGTTGACCGCCAGTTTCTGCGCCTCCCTGCGCAGAACGGAAAGCTGACTGACCGAAAGCAGATTCTCCAAGCCTTTCAGATTGTAATAGTGCCGGCGCAGCCGAAGGATTTCCTCACTGGTGAGGGCTTCCGACAGCTGTTTTTCCAGCAGCTGCACCTTTTCCTGAACGGACTGAACGGCAGAAGACGGCACAATCGCATATCCAAACCACCCGTACGAATACCACAGGGCCATCAGAATGACGGTGCAGACCAGAGAGGCCTTGGAAATCTGAATCAGATCCGACATCCCCACATACCGCCACCAACC is a window of Anaerohalosphaeraceae bacterium DNA encoding:
- the xerC gene encoding tyrosine recombinase XerC, producing MKDAAIIQDFITYLKLEKHFSDYTAKCYGADLEQFVQFLQDEQKADPNAPSAGPDQLLLSVDVQTVRKFMAFLNERHYTKSTTARKLATLRSFYKFLVKRGRLSSNPVSSIKTPKQEKKLPKFLEYEQVQKLLNTPPADTWLGARDRAMLEVLYSTGMRVSELVALNLEDVDFLGEVIHVRGKGKKERICPIGSSALQSIQHYIEFRNKRIQTDPSFDTKVLFANKHGKRLSTRSVRRKMDKYLIQAGLDPSISPHTLRHSFATHMLNNGADLRSVQELLGHQSLSTTQIYTHVTTSRMKEQYQNAHPREEVVHSAVR
- a CDS encoding nucleoside-diphosphate sugar epimerase/dehydratase, with the protein product MSSEPQVLHSEKTELSGGTSNSSNGGWKALLLFYRKPLIVLAHVIVFVAALTLAFLFAFNMQLLRRWAVYPFPILLAAVLPIKLLVFAQFDQYRGWWRYVGMSDLIQISKASLVCTVILMALWYSYGWFGYAIVPSSAVQSVQEKVQLLEKQLSEALTSEEILRLRRHYYNLKGLENLLSVSQLSVLRREAQKLAVNCQERLRLELEIERCVEFQKTLESVIMLDLFTTIMLLSGLRMLIRLYHEEFFAESRKALRRFLIVGAGDAGEALLRELMRRKDSPYQVVGFVDDDPAKYRMKIHGVPVLGSVEQLPQICQKYSVDEIAIAIPSATPKQMRRVVQICQGTKLRFSTVPSITDIASGKLRVSQIRDVDINDLLGREEVKLDIEGIRRFLTGKTILVTGAGGSIGSEMCRQVCGFVPKCLLLVEQAENPLFYIEGELRKAYPNVPLEPLICDITDRVRVDQIFDRFRPEVVIHAAAHKHVPLMEINPGEAIKNNVIGTMNVADAADRIGSEHFVMISTDKAVNPTSIMGSSKRIAEMYIQDLNNTSKTHFVTVRFGNVLGSNGSVVPIFKKQIAEGGPVTVTHPEMRRYFMTIPEASQLVLQAAAIGKGGEIFVLDMGEPVKIVDLARDLITLSGFRPGEDIEIVFTGLRPGEKLFEELSIAGEDMIPTVHPKIAVWKNIPKDRQFLRTHIQKLIEAAYTQDRARIVELIKILVPQYMGESGGGASASA